Proteins from a genomic interval of uncultured Desulfuromusa sp.:
- a CDS encoding aldehyde dehydrogenase family protein yields MEFLKRLGVKDKNFGASTGTQWNETIDQGELNIVSPVDGKHIASVYLASEKDYDKVVATATEAFKHWRMVPAPKRGEVVRQIGLQLRKHKNDLGTLVSYEMGKSLQEGKGEVQEMIDICDLAVGQSRQLYGHTMTSEREQHRMYDQYHPLGVVGIISAFNFPVAVWSWNSMIASVCGNTSLWKPSSKVPLTAIAVQNILAEVLKTNDLPEGLFNLVIGRGSAVGEKLLNDKQVPLISITGSTEVGRHGAQIIARRFGKSILELGGNNAIILSPNADLQIALPAIVFGAVGTAGQRCTSTRRLIVHDSIYDKVKASIVSAYRGLKVGDPLDEANHVGPLIDKMAVEEFKRALVRAEEEGGKIVCGGDILAGKGYESGCYVSPAVVEAENSYEIVQEETFAPILYLIKYSGAVENAIELHNGVVQGLSSAIFTNSLLEAEEFLSASGSDCGIANVNIGTSGAEIGGAFGGEKETGGGRESGSDAWKAYMRRQTNTINYGRSLPLAQGIKFDI; encoded by the coding sequence ATGGAATTTTTAAAAAGACTTGGGGTTAAAGATAAAAACTTTGGTGCTTCGACCGGGACACAATGGAATGAAACAATTGATCAGGGTGAGTTAAATATTGTTTCTCCTGTTGATGGCAAGCATATCGCCAGTGTTTATCTTGCTTCAGAGAAAGATTATGACAAGGTTGTTGCCACCGCTACCGAAGCTTTTAAACACTGGCGAATGGTTCCTGCTCCCAAGCGAGGAGAAGTTGTCCGACAAATCGGCCTGCAATTACGCAAACATAAAAATGACCTTGGGACCCTTGTTTCCTATGAGATGGGTAAATCTCTTCAGGAGGGAAAAGGTGAAGTTCAGGAGATGATTGATATTTGCGACCTCGCTGTTGGTCAGTCTCGACAACTTTACGGCCATACAATGACATCTGAACGTGAACAGCATCGTATGTACGATCAATATCATCCTCTCGGTGTTGTCGGGATTATCAGTGCGTTTAATTTCCCTGTTGCTGTATGGTCTTGGAACAGCATGATTGCTTCTGTTTGTGGGAATACCAGCCTTTGGAAGCCTTCATCTAAAGTTCCCCTGACAGCCATTGCTGTTCAGAACATTTTAGCTGAGGTGTTAAAAACAAATGATTTGCCCGAAGGGTTGTTCAATCTGGTGATCGGTCGTGGTTCTGCTGTGGGGGAAAAACTGCTTAATGACAAGCAGGTCCCTTTAATATCAATCACCGGGTCTACTGAAGTCGGTCGTCATGGTGCGCAAATTATTGCCCGGCGATTCGGCAAGTCGATACTTGAGCTTGGTGGCAATAATGCCATTATCCTGTCTCCAAATGCCGATCTGCAAATAGCTCTGCCTGCGATCGTTTTTGGGGCTGTAGGGACTGCCGGGCAACGCTGCACGTCGACGCGAAGGCTGATAGTTCATGATTCTATCTATGATAAAGTCAAGGCATCGATTGTTAGCGCATATCGTGGTTTGAAAGTCGGTGATCCGTTGGATGAAGCAAATCACGTTGGTCCTTTGATTGACAAAATGGCCGTAGAAGAGTTTAAAAGAGCTTTGGTGCGAGCAGAAGAAGAAGGGGGGAAAATCGTGTGTGGTGGCGACATTCTTGCTGGCAAAGGCTATGAATCCGGATGTTATGTTAGCCCTGCTGTAGTTGAGGCTGAAAACAGTTATGAAATTGTTCAGGAAGAAACCTTTGCCCCCATTCTTTATCTCATCAAGTATAGTGGTGCTGTTGAGAATGCCATAGAATTGCACAATGGTGTCGTTCAGGGTCTTTCTTCAGCGATATTTACCAACAGTTTGCTTGAAGCTGAAGAATTTTTATCGGCATCGGGGTCAGATTGCGGTATTGCCAATGTCAATATCGGTACCTCCGGTGCTGAGATTGGAGGTGCTTTTGGTGGTGAAAAAGAAACCGGAGGTGGTCGTGAATCAGGGTCAGATGCCTGGAAGGCATATATGCGTCGGCAGACCAATACCATCAATTATGGCAGAAGTTTGCCGTTGGCACAGGGGATTAAGTTTGATATTTAG